The genomic region AAAGAGAGCGGAGGAGGCTCATTCTTGCTCTTTAATTTAAGGAAATGCTCAGCTACAGGCAGAggatggggcagggaggaggatgcAGAGCATCCCCCAGAAAACCTTAAATCACGTTATTCAGATAAAAAATTAGGTCTCATCAGGAACCCCTTTTCATTTGCTACGAGCACCGAAGTACTTCATGTATTTCTGTACGTGTGCCAGGGTGCAGATTTTGACGAGGCTGCCCCTTTCCGCACCGCGTTCCGCGCTAGAGGAAGGTGTCCGGGCGGGCCGTCCCACACGGCGGCCGGGGGAAGCTCCCCGCGGCCCGGGAGCcgagcgcggccccgccccttccggcgcGCGCGCGGACATGGCGGCCGTGCCCAAAGAGGAGGCCGGGCCCGGGCCGGGGCcgaagcagaaagaaaagcacaagaacaagaacaagaagaaagcggagccaggtgggggtggGACGCGGGACCGCGCGGGGCTGACGGCTCGTCGGGAGGGCCGCGGGCTGAATGTCCCCTCCGTGGGGCGCTGCGGAGGGTAGAGGCGGCTGGTGGGTGCTTGGGGCCGGCAGCGGCGGTGCCGTGTTGTGGTGCGCCCGCCCTGCAGGTACTCGGCTTCCTCGTCTCAGTCTGTGCCTTATTCTTGTATAATATACTTGCATAATCATCTTGTATATACCAGATCAACAGCGCATATCTCAGCtgcggatttttttttttttaactttttagaaaatataaatagtTTAAAGCAGTAGTTTTTCTAAGGTCAGAAGAGATGCAAACCGCATTCAACAGTGTATTAAACCAATCTTCGTATAacaatagcttttttttttttttaataacagttGATGAATCTGAACTTCTCACTGTGCCAGATGGATGGAAAGAGCCAGCCTTTACAAGAGAGGATAATCCCAAAGGGCTGCTGGAAGAAAGCAGTTTTGCAACATTGTTCCCGAAGTATAGAGAAGCGTACTTGAAAGAGTGCTGGCCACTTGTCCAGAAAGCCTTGGGTGAACATGTATGAACTCTTAATAATTGTGATACTGCACTTTACCTTTTGGGACATACAGGTCTTACTTAAGCTAATAAAAATAGTGCAAGTTGCTTTACTCATACTGTATTTGTAAATTTCTACTGTGCTTGCATTTTGAATTAGTAGTGTCATTTTTTGTTATCCAAAATTGGGTGAAGAACTGTGTAGCCAGATTTGCAGTTCTTTACAAATGCTGTCAGCAAAGTCTTTGCAGCAGCAAGTATCTCGTCATCCAGACACTGACAGCTTTGTTGTGCTTGAGTTCAAGGAGATGATAGAGGTGGTGCTTTGGGCCTTGTGACACATATTCAGTCTGGTTtgtctttgtgtgtgtgaagtTTCTTAAGCTAAAAGTCACTTAAGAAGTTTTGGAAAATACATCTACATTCTGTATGTGTCATTCTGTTTGTTAACTGCTTACTGCCAAAGCTGAATTATGAGATTGATTTggtgtttcttttcaaatactGCAGTATGTGAATGCAGCGCTGGACCTAATTGAAGGAAGCATGACTGTAACTACCACTAAGAAGACTTTTGATCCATATGCAATCATTAGGGCTAGAGACTTAATAAAACTTCTGGCAAGAAGTGTTCCATTTGAGCAGGTCTGTATTAAATcctgaatgtttttttccatgatAATGCTTATATTTTGCCTTAAATTCTATCATAATACTTACAAAATCactccattttaaaaatgagggaATTTCAAGTGAgccaagtaaaataaaatatatatttaaagtaACTATCTCTGAAAGCAAAGGGAGAAGAATAACCTAAAGTATTCTCTTGACTCTTATGAGTAATAGATTTGAATTCAGATGACATTGCCTGCATCTTGTCTTTTTAGGCAGTTCGTATCCTTCAGGATGATGTGGCATGTGACATCATTAAGATAGGCTCTCTGGTGAGGAAGAGAGAGACTTTTATAAAAAGAAGAGCACGACTTCTTGGGCCAAAAGGATCTACTCTTAAGGTACTTTCTGCAGATGTAGTAACTAGACAATACTGACACCCAAATTTGTGTCAGGTCTTCATATTAtactaatttaatttctttttttggtgtagGCCCTGGAACTGCTAACAAACTGTTATATTATGGTGCAAGGCAACACTGTTTCAGCTCTTGGACCCTTTAGTGGGCTAAAAGAGGTAAGAGGGAGGTAGATGAGCCATTTGTGTTGCAAACATAAACTTCTGTGCCCAGCTCAAGGGTGAGCGATACACAAAATCTGGCAAACTGCAGTATTTTACTTACTTTCAGTTATGTGTTAGTAAGCTACATTTACGTGAATGTCCGTAGTGTTATCATCTTTGCTGCGGAATTTTGTTTAGACTCTTAAGACATTTCTGTGTTGGAAGAAAAAGTATCTGTATATGTTTTAATAACTATGTGGGAGAAGAACGCTTGTCAAAAGCAGGTTCCTCATGACACTGTAAGATCCATGATAACGTGAAAATGTTTGTAGGGCCTGCTGGAGTCTATTAGAAGCATGACAGTATTATTGGCATTTTTGAACTGCTGTGCCTTCCTGTTAACCCTGTGCTTTAGCTTTTTTTAAGGCTGGaatcaatgatcttggaggtcttctccaaccttaATGTTCCTATGATTTTAAATCTTACTACTTtggggaggcagaggaagcAAGATAGTACAGCTGATATTTTAATTGATTAGCATATGAAATATTTGCTgagttttctgttatttttgttttgtattcaATACAGGTTAGAAAAGTTGTTCTGGACACAATGAAGAATATACATCCCATATATAACATCAAGGTTAGCGTGGTCCACTGCGTTTTTGTTTACaagaaaatactatttcttCCCAGAGAGTTTTATGTTAATAACTTATATATTTCTGTGTGGTAAtctatttttcagaatttctgtaGTGTGCTGCTTTATAAAAACCACTGACTTTGATATCCTCCATTCTACTAGGATACATTGGCATAACACGATTATGGCAGTATCTGAGAAAACATCAAAGGAAAAGTGTGTATAAACTTTCTCCCTTTGATTGTTGGCTTGATACTTGCACATTTAAACTGAGGCACCTTCTCCAGTGCATTATCCCTGTTTTGAGACATCTGTCTGGTTCTGCTGTTCGTAATTAAGCCCCTCTGCTCTTACTGAAGTGAGATGTGGAAGGTTTGGATGTTGCATATTCACTGTAAGAAAGTCTAGTgaaacttctgttttcagtcTCTTGGCTTCTACTGTaatactctttttttaataacttctttGTGACATTCTGAAACTCCTGAAGACTTTGATGATCAAAAGGGAATTAGCAAAAGATCCTGAACTGAGGACACAAAGTTGGGAAAGATTTTTGCCTAAATTCAAGCGGAAGAACTTGAAAAAACGCAAGGAgcccaagaagaaaaatactaagAAGGAGTACACACCGTTCCCACCTCCGCAGCCAGAAAGCCAGGTCAGTTGAAACTTTATTTGGTTATGCAGGAATAGAGCACACCTAAATTGTGTTCTTTGTAAAAAGAGATGGGGAGGCTTTTTCTGATTTCCTGATATTATATATCTGGCTTATAATGCATAATTAAGTAAAACTTCTTGCAACTTGTCTTACACAGATTGATAAAGAATTGGCAAGTGGCGAATACTTCttgaaagaaagacagaagaaacGCAAACAAATGGAAGAGATAAAGGTAAAGTTCTACTAATCCAGAGTCCAGTTAAAAAGCATTTGATTGCTGACTTGGAATCTGGAATCTGgttttttcaggggtttttttgtcttttttgccCCTCTCTATTGCTACTTGATCTTTTTATTGGTAACTTTAGGCAAAGCAAGCAGATGCAATCAAGAGaagacaagaagaaagaaataaagcttttatCCCACCAAAGGAAAAGCCAGttgtgaaaacaaagaaaggtaacctttttttttcctgttttaaaacaTTCTGTTGTCAATTTCTAGGCTGAGTGATTTTGCAAATGCAgcttaggaaaaagaaaggtcATGCAAAACAATCCTGGTGGTTAGATCCATGCCTAGAGTTGCCAGGGACAGTAAAAAGATCACTAGCCAATAATTCTATACCTTTGAAACAATTCTCTGTTGAAGAGTCAATCTCAATTGGTTGTTCTAGCTTCATcaatttttgcctttcagttgTACAGTAAAGCTGCCATGACTTTTACATTCAAGTTAACAGAAAGCAATACTTACTTGAAAAACTGACTTCACAACTTTGGTACAAGATAGGGTAAATAGCTTTTCTGAAAGTTAAAGTAAAAGCACACTGTGTGCAGAGTAAGAGCTTATGTTCTCagattacttatttttttaatacacctGAGAAACAAATCTTCAGTTCTCACTGATTATGCTTCATATTCATAGTATTAGATATACTGTTAGCTATACTACCTACATATTATTACACTACGTATTACACAATTTGTTAAGAACTTAAAAG from Corvus hawaiiensis isolate bCorHaw1 chromosome 4, bCorHaw1.pri.cur, whole genome shotgun sequence harbors:
- the KRR1 gene encoding KRR1 small subunit processome component homolog, with product MAAVPKEEAGPGPGPKQKEKHKNKNKKKAEPVDESELLTVPDGWKEPAFTREDNPKGLLEESSFATLFPKYREAYLKECWPLVQKALGEHYVNAALDLIEGSMTVTTTKKTFDPYAIIRARDLIKLLARSVPFEQAVRILQDDVACDIIKIGSLVRKRETFIKRRARLLGPKGSTLKALELLTNCYIMVQGNTVSALGPFSGLKEVRKVVLDTMKNIHPIYNIKTLMIKRELAKDPELRTQSWERFLPKFKRKNLKKRKEPKKKNTKKEYTPFPPPQPESQIDKELASGEYFLKERQKKRKQMEEIKAKQADAIKRRQEERNKAFIPPKEKPVVKTKKASTEKKIDIEAIKEKVKNAKKKKLGALPEEEVKLKMAADEKKKKKKK